The window TACCTTGGTATTTGCGCCCGCAAGATAGGGTATACCGGATTCGTCGAGAACTATATGCGCATATGTCGTTTGGTCGAGCATGTTTACTCCGTTATGGGTTCCGTAGAGGGCAATTATACCTTAACATGCCAGCCTGTTTCGATGCTGTTTTTTTGGAACACCCTGTTCACGTGAGTATAACAGGTCAGAGAGGGATCGTCAGTTTACAGATGTATAATAATAAAAACATGGGTGACAAGACTAAAGATTTTTCATGGGCTGTGAGAGTCAAATCGGTTCGGGTGAGCGGCAATTGGCGGGTCACATTTGTGTTTGATGGGCAGGATGCGGCCAACGTCAATTTGGAAGATTATCATTGAGGTGGCAGAAATGATGAATATGTTTAATCCTCCTCATCCCGGCGAGATTCTTAGGGAGTTGTGCCTGGAGCCGTTGGGACTCACCGTAACCAAAGCGGCCGAGGGGTTGGGAGTGAGCCGCAAGACTCTATCGGCTATCCTGAACGGCAAGGCAGGCATTAGCCCGGAGATGGCTATCCGCCTGTCGATGGCCTTCGATACCTCGGCCGAGAGCTGGCTTAACCAGCAAGCTCAGTATGATCTATGGATCGCTCGGCAGAGGCAACGGGCATATAAGGTGGAAAGGCTTATTGCTACTGAGTAACTAGAGGAATCGGAAGCCAATCCGAACAATCTGTGAATCGGTAGAGTAAAGTACACGTGGACACTCTTGATATTTTAAATACCGCGCAATATGTAATCGACAAAGACGGCCGGCAAACGGCGGTCTTATTAGATCTGGAGAGTTGGGAAGCCTTGCGTCAGTTGTTGGAAGAGTTGGCGGAGGATGAACGTTTAGGAGAGTTGATGGCTGCTGTGCAGATGGATGAAAAGCTGGAATTGGAAGCAGCCCGAGAAGTCTATCAAGCATTCAGATAAGCCGGGTATCGTCACAATTTCTGGTAATATTGGCAAAGAAATACCGCCGGGTACACTGAATAGTGTGTTAAAGCAGGCTCAACTAAAGGGGCAAGGCCATGACTGAATATATGGTTGTGATTGAACAAGGCGTAGACGGCTTTGGGGCCTACGTGCCGGATCTACCTGGCTGCGTGGCTGTCGGCGACACGCGCGAAGAAGTGCTGACCCTCATCCAAGAAGCGATAACCTTCCATCTGGAGTTGTTGCGAGAAGACGGTCTACCCATTCCGCAACCGCATTCGGAAAGCGAGTATGTAGCGGTAACTGCTTAAAGACGCCTGGATTGATATTCTTCTTTATCGCCGCAACACCATAAACAGTAGCGCCCCCAACAAAATAACCCCGATCAGGATCGCCCCGATCCCCACGTAGACGAGCCAATTGGAGCCGCCACTTGCCCCGCCGCCGGTGGCCGCGGCCGTGGCTGTCACCGCGCCCGCCGCCAGGGTTGGCGTGGCCGCGCCCGCCGTGGGCGTGGTGCGCAGCCGGCTGCCGAACTCCAGCCCCACCGTCTGCCCGTCGGCCACGTTGACCGTGGCATTGGCCTGGGTGGTCATCTCCAGCGACGACGGCAGCGTCTGGCCCACCTGATAGGCCCCGGCGGCCAGATTGCCGAAGCAGATGGGCGTCTCCGTGCCGGTGGAGACGGCCTGGCCGATGACCGCGCTGCCCTGGCCCACGGTCAATGTGACCCCGCCCACGTACCCCTCATCGGGATCGCGCAGGCCGTTGCCGTTGGCGTCCAGGAAGGCGTTGACGCAGATGGTTGACGTGCCGGCTGCCGGGCCGGCGACCGTGGCCGCCGCGGTGGGCACGAGCGTGGCCGAACCCGCGTCGGTGGGCGCGCCGGTCGGCGGGGGCAGGGCGGTCGGCGTATCCGTGGCCGGGGCCTGCGTCGGTTGCGGGGCGGGCGTATTCGTCGGCGGCGACTGGACGACGAGTTGGGCAGCATCGGCCCACGTGTCCAGGAATTGGCGGCACTGATTGACGCCGTTGACCGCCCAATCGGCGCCGGTGAAAACGGTGATCTGGTTGCCGGTGGCCGTCGCCTCCACGCTGAATTGCTGCCACGCATCGTGGGGCGAGCCGGCCGCGCCCCAGACCACGTCGGCGTCGTTCCACACCCCGCCGCCGTTGGGGTCGATGCCGGCGCGCATATTGATCTGCAAGCCGCTCTCCGACGGCGCGGGCGAGGCCTCGTTGGTTCCCCGGCCGCGACCGTAGAACGTGAAGCGATAGACCGCGCCCGGCGTGGCCGGCACGGTCTGATAGACGCCGCCCGACCAGGTGTCCCAGTTGTTGCCGACGTATTGGGACACCGCGCCGTCGCGCACGAAGCCGGAACTCGTCTCCGCGTTCCAGCGCGGCTCAAAGTGGTAGGCCACCAGGCACTCCTGATCGGTGCGCGGCGTGGCCCGATGCCAGCGCTGCCAGTTCTGGGCCGCGCCGCCGCTGAAGGGCTGCTCGAAGCTGGGGTTTTGCAGCAGGTTGGTTCCCTGAGCGGCCGGGGCGGCCAGGGCGCGGGCGCTCAGAAAGAGAGTTAGGCTCAGGATCACGATCAGGAGAAGGTTGCTCTTTTTCATCGTCACATCACGTTGCCGGCCGGCGGCCGGGCCTCTAATTATTCCAGGTCATCGAGATCGCGGAAGCGGCGCTCGCTGCCCGCCTTGTCGGGCGGAGGGCCGGCGGCGGGGCGGCTCCCAGTCTGTCTGAACAGCAAGAGTAGCACAGCCCCCAGCAGGAGCAAACCGCCGATGAAGAGGGCGATGACGCCGGCCAGGCGGGGGGCGAGGGAGCCGGCAGGGGAGCTGGGGGGCGGGGGAGCAGGGGAGCCAGAGGGCAGGAGAGACGGGGTCGTGGTGGCGGTTGTTGGTTGGCCGTTGGCGGTCACTACCCCCGGTGTGGCCGCGCCGATGAAGCTGCCGAATGCCTGGCGCAGTTCGCCGCCGCCGGTCAGGTTCAGCGACCAGTCGCCGGCGGTGGTCAGCGTTTCGCCGGGGGCGATGGAGCGGGCGACGCGGTACTCGCCGGGGGCCAGCCCGTCGAGGCATTTCGGCTCGGAACGGCCGTCGGTGATGTAGTTGGCGACGACGGCCGTCGTGTTATAGATGGTGAAGGCCACCCCGGCCCGCAGCGGCTCGCCGGGATCGTGGACGCCGTCGCGGTTGAGGTCGTCGAAGGCGCTCAGGCAGATGGTGGCCGTGGCCGGGGTGGCCGTCGGTTGCGGCGTGGGCGGTGGCAGGGGCGCGGTGGGCGTGATCACCGGCGTGGCGGTCAGCGGGGCGACGAAGCCGACGATGAGCGCGTCGCCGGGGTTGATGATGGCGCTCTCGCTCAGGTTGTTGAGCGCCAGCAGGTCGGGCAGGGTCAGCCCGGCGCGGGCGGCGATGATCCACAGCGATTCGCCCGGCTGGACGACGACGATGATCGCCCCCTCGGCATTGGGCGTGGGCGACACCCAGGGGGGCGGCAGAGTGGGCAAAGTTGTCGCGCTCTCGGTGGCCGCGGCCGTGGCGGGTGCGACCGTAGCGCCGACGGTCGGCGTGGCAGCCTGGCGCGGCGGCACGGCGGCCCAGCCGGCCGGCAGCAGCACGGCCGCCAGTAACCACAAGAGGGATCCCCATTTCATCATCATACCAATACGCTCCTTACGGTTCCGGCCGGATGATCGCTTTGTCGTCGATCAGCCCGCCGCCGGCATCCACCACCGGCAGGCGTTCGTTCGTATCGGGCCAATATAACCCAATTGCCACGCTGTCGCCCGCCGTATTGTACGGGCGGGGTAAACTGAGCACGTACCGTTCGCTGACCTGTATGCCCGGCGACCAGCCCGCCGTGGGCCACAAACCGCGCAATAGCGGGCCGTCGTATTGGGCCAGCATCCCTTCCGGCCCCATCACGTGGATGAACAGATTGGGCGATGGGGCGTCGCCGGGGTAGCTGCTGCCCGGCTGCCAGCGCAGATCGACGGCGATTTCATCGGCCGCGGGCAGGTCGGCCGTGGTGTCGAGCAGGAAAGTGTCGGCGAAATTGACGGCCGTGGCCGCGTCGGGGGCGGCCGTTAGCGGCGTGACGGCAAAGCGGCTGAAGAGCGAGTACGGCGTCGGTTCCAGATCGCCGCGGGCCAGCGGGCCGGGGGCGACATCGACCAGCGCCGGGGCCACGATGGCCGCCGGCAGAAAGTCGAGCGGGTCGTAGGGCCAGGCGTAGACGACCGACGGGGCGACGAGCGCGGGCAGGCCCTCGGCCGGGGTGAAGGTCGCCGCCGGGTGGTCGCCCAGCAGGAAGCGGACGGACGGCCAGCCATCGGGGAAGCGACGGTCGAGCAGCACAGTAGCCCCGGCCTCGGCGTCAGCGGCGGCGGTGTGGGCCAGGTCGGCGGCGGCGGCCTCGAATAGGTAGGCCACGTCGGGTTGTTGCGCATAGTCTACGTAGTCACAGACGGTCAGGGCGGCGCTACCGGCCAGCAGCAGGATGACGGCCGCGCGCCGCCCCGCCACCGGCAGCCGCGCCCATTCCCATAGCAGCGCCAGCCCAATGGCCGGAAACAGGATAGCCCCCGGCAGCACCCCGGCCGCCCGCAGAAAGTGGGGCGCGTCTTCGGCCAGGATGGTCGGGCCGAGCATGACCAGTTGCCACAGCAGGACGAAGGCCGCCGCCGGTCGCCGCCAATGGCGCAGACACCACAGCAGACCCACCAGGAACGGCCCGGCCATGAGCCAATCGAAGACGGGTCGCCCGACGGCGCTTTGCTCCGGCATCAGGGCGAAGCTGCGCCAGGCGTTGTGGCGCAGAATGTCGTCGCCGCGCCACAGATACATGCCCAGCGCGCGCCCGACGTTGCCCAGCAGCGCCCCCAGCGGATCGCCGCCGTTGATGTCGGGGCTGAGAATGGAGACCTGTCCGGCGCGGCCGAACACCAGTGACGGGTCGGCGGCGAAGACCAACGCCAGGGGGGCCAGAGCCAGCGCCGCGCCCAGAGCGAACCACAACACCCGGCCGCCATCCCACAGCCGCGCCCGCCGCCCCGTGGCGATGAGATAGAGGGCGAAAAGGCCCAGCAGCAGCGGCGTGAAGCGGACGGCCAGATAGGTGTAGAAGCTCAGACCATAGACCAGCCCGGCGGCCAGCCACCAGCCGCGGCGA is drawn from Candidatus Promineifilum breve and contains these coding sequences:
- a CDS encoding HigA family addiction module antitoxin; the protein is MNMFNPPHPGEILRELCLEPLGLTVTKAAEGLGVSRKTLSAILNGKAGISPEMAIRLSMAFDTSAESWLNQQAQYDLWIARQRQRAYKVERLIATE
- a CDS encoding glycosyltransferase family 39 protein, yielding MATLRKLAARRSFGPSWQGWALLLLVVGLAAGLRLYRLGEWPPGPYRDEAYNGLDALGVLRGDLALFFPANNGREPLFIYLVALSLALFGPTTFALRLPAALVGALATLPVYWLGRDWFGRAAGLFAAILWAVTFWPVHLGRIGLRAGLLAPLLALTFWLGTRAWREHRRGWWLAAGLVYGLSFYTYLAVRFTPLLLGLFALYLIATGRRARLWDGGRVLWFALGAALALAPLALVFAADPSLVFGRAGQVSILSPDINGGDPLGALLGNVGRALGMYLWRGDDILRHNAWRSFALMPEQSAVGRPVFDWLMAGPFLVGLLWCLRHWRRPAAAFVLLWQLVMLGPTILAEDAPHFLRAAGVLPGAILFPAIGLALLWEWARLPVAGRRAAVILLLAGSAALTVCDYVDYAQQPDVAYLFEAAAADLAHTAAADAEAGATVLLDRRFPDGWPSVRFLLGDHPAATFTPAEGLPALVAPSVVYAWPYDPLDFLPAAIVAPALVDVAPGPLARGDLEPTPYSLFSRFAVTPLTAAPDAATAVNFADTFLLDTTADLPAADEIAVDLRWQPGSSYPGDAPSPNLFIHVMGPEGMLAQYDGPLLRGLWPTAGWSPGIQVSERYVLSLPRPYNTAGDSVAIGLYWPDTNERLPVVDAGGGLIDDKAIIRPEP
- a CDS encoding type II toxin-antitoxin system HicB family antitoxin — protein: MTEYMVVIEQGVDGFGAYVPDLPGCVAVGDTREEVLTLIQEAITFHLELLREDGLPIPQPHSESEYVAVTA
- a CDS encoding type II toxin-antitoxin system HicA family toxin, which gives rise to MKSWNWKQPEKSIKHSDKPGIVTISGNIGKEIPPGTLNSVLKQAQLKGQGHD
- a CDS encoding SdrD B-like domain-containing protein; amino-acid sequence: MKKSNLLLIVILSLTLFLSARALAAPAAQGTNLLQNPSFEQPFSGGAAQNWQRWHRATPRTDQECLVAYHFEPRWNAETSSGFVRDGAVSQYVGNNWDTWSGGVYQTVPATPGAVYRFTFYGRGRGTNEASPAPSESGLQINMRAGIDPNGGGVWNDADVVWGAAGSPHDAWQQFSVEATATGNQITVFTGADWAVNGVNQCRQFLDTWADAAQLVVQSPPTNTPAPQPTQAPATDTPTALPPPTGAPTDAGSATLVPTAAATVAGPAAGTSTICVNAFLDANGNGLRDPDEGYVGGVTLTVGQGSAVIGQAVSTGTETPICFGNLAAGAYQVGQTLPSSLEMTTQANATVNVADGQTVGLEFGSRLRTTPTAGAATPTLAAGAVTATAAATGGGASGGSNWLVYVGIGAILIGVILLGALLFMVLRR
- a CDS encoding SdrD B-like domain and LysM peptidoglycan-binding domain-containing protein; the protein is MMMKWGSLLWLLAAVLLPAGWAAVPPRQAATPTVGATVAPATAAATESATTLPTLPPPWVSPTPNAEGAIIVVVQPGESLWIIAARAGLTLPDLLALNNLSESAIINPGDALIVGFVAPLTATPVITPTAPLPPPTPQPTATPATATICLSAFDDLNRDGVHDPGEPLRAGVAFTIYNTTAVVANYITDGRSEPKCLDGLAPGEYRVARSIAPGETLTTAGDWSLNLTGGGELRQAFGSFIGAATPGVVTANGQPTTATTTPSLLPSGSPAPPPPSSPAGSLAPRLAGVIALFIGGLLLLGAVLLLLFRQTGSRPAAGPPPDKAGSERRFRDLDDLE